One genomic window of Candidatus Trichorickettsia mobilis includes the following:
- a CDS encoding DUF167 family protein, with amino-acid sequence MTKLLIGLKVKASAKSNAIGNYIEINGKNYLQLSIQAVPIDGKANKEIVDFLANEWKIAKINLEIIRGSTSSFKILAIKNIEPDYLNLILKHYMK; translated from the coding sequence ATGACGAAACTATTGATCGGTCTTAAGGTTAAGGCGAGCGCAAAATCTAATGCAATTGGCAATTATATAGAAATTAATGGTAAAAATTATTTACAACTTTCTATTCAAGCGGTGCCAATCGATGGGAAGGCCAATAAAGAGATCGTTGATTTTTTAGCAAATGAATGGAAGATCGCTAAAATAAATTTAGAAATTATTCGAGGGTCAACTAGTAGTTTTAAAATCTTAGCAATAAAAAATATTGAACCTGACTATTTAAATTTGATCTTAAAGCACTATATGAAATAG
- a CDS encoding HI0074 family nucleotidyltransferase substrate-binding subunit: MSESKIKLAFVKLQKALYALEIIAVKPLQEDRSNIDATIQRFEFTIELFWKLLKSILESKGVEVLYPKDILREAYKGYLIDHEEQWLRMLKDRNLTSHTYDENLADIIYQRILTYVPLFKETYIKLADKFNDETIDRS, encoded by the coding sequence ATGAGTGAATCCAAGATTAAATTAGCTTTTGTAAAGTTGCAAAAAGCACTATATGCGCTTGAGATTATCGCTGTAAAACCTTTGCAAGAGGATCGTAGTAATATTGATGCAACTATTCAACGTTTTGAGTTTACAATTGAACTTTTCTGGAAACTTTTGAAATCTATCCTAGAGAGTAAAGGAGTTGAAGTTCTATACCCAAAGGATATCTTACGAGAAGCATATAAAGGATATCTTATTGATCATGAAGAGCAATGGTTACGAATGCTAAAAGATCGAAATCTTACTTCTCATACTTATGATGAAAACTTGGCCGATATTATTTATCAAAGAATTCTTACTTATGTTCCATTATTTAAAGAGACTTACATAAAGCTGGCAGATAAATTTAATGACGAAACTATTGATCGGTCTTAA
- a CDS encoding nucleotidyltransferase domain-containing protein, with the protein MAIKNYQFFKQLIQLPFVQEIWLFGSRARGDNQERADIDLAIYCPDASDSNWLTILDIIEAADTLLKIDCIRLDELSDISPIKKSIIDQGIKLYE; encoded by the coding sequence ATGGCAATTAAGAATTATCAATTTTTTAAGCAATTAATACAACTTCCTTTTGTACAAGAAATATGGTTATTTGGTTCGCGTGCACGTGGTGATAATCAAGAGAGAGCGGATATTGATCTAGCTATTTATTGTCCTGATGCTAGCGATAGCAATTGGTTAACAATTTTAGATATTATTGAGGCTGCAGATACGCTTCTTAAAATTGATTGTATTAGACTTGATGAGTTAAGTGATATATCACCAATCAAAAAATCTATTATCGATCAGGGAATCAAGCTTTATGAGTGA
- a CDS encoding nucleoside triphosphate pyrophosphohydrolase, translating into MKRFEFKKLIRNKLPVRMIEEGVVIHPKILSHEEFCQALKCKLIEEAGEVSQAQEVKDIIVELADVLEVIHALAEAYQLSFSDIEKARLSKREINGHFDRETYMDYIEVDENNHKVIQYLLDKNRPYKFK; encoded by the coding sequence ATGAAACGGTTTGAATTTAAGAAGCTTATTAGAAATAAGCTGCCTGTTAGAATGATTGAAGAGGGAGTAGTTATTCACCCTAAAATTCTTAGCCATGAAGAATTTTGTCAAGCATTGAAATGTAAACTTATTGAAGAAGCTGGAGAAGTATCGCAAGCTCAAGAAGTAAAAGATATTATAGTTGAATTAGCTGATGTTTTAGAAGTAATACATGCTTTAGCTGAGGCTTATCAGCTTTCTTTTAGTGACATTGAAAAAGCAAGATTGTCTAAGCGTGAGATAAACGGTCATTTTGATCGGGAAACTTATATGGATTATATAGAAGTTGATGAAAATAATCATAAGGTCATCCAATATCTGTTAGATAAAAACAGACCGTATAAATTTAAGTAA
- the atpC gene encoding ATP synthase F1 subunit epsilon: MDKKATILVNIVTPTSLLVSCQASMVIIPGEEGEFGVLPRHMLLISNLSAGIVKITKNGDILRYFVDGGIAQVTETAVNILTEFSVNLAVEQKNIIIEKINNYKAELEKANDQLYMDLICSNIARYEAMLRYIRQ; encoded by the coding sequence ATGGATAAGAAGGCAACAATTCTAGTTAATATTGTTACTCCTACTAGTTTGCTAGTAAGTTGTCAAGCATCGATGGTAATAATACCTGGAGAAGAAGGAGAATTTGGCGTGTTGCCGAGACATATGTTGTTAATTTCGAATTTATCTGCAGGTATTGTTAAAATTACTAAAAACGGTGATATTTTGCGATATTTTGTCGATGGTGGTATAGCGCAAGTAACAGAAACAGCAGTAAATATTCTTACTGAATTTTCAGTTAATTTAGCTGTTGAACAAAAAAATATAATAATAGAAAAAATTAATAATTATAAGGCTGAGTTAGAAAAAGCTAATGATCAGCTTTATATGGATCTGATTTGTAGCAATATAGCTAGATATGAAGCGATGTTAAGATATATTCGTCAGTGA
- the atpD gene encoding F0F1 ATP synthase subunit beta: protein MSNNIGKVTQIISAIVDVKFGEGHKLPQILNALECDNNGNKLTLEVAQHVGDNVVRCIAMGVTEGLVRGTLVTDTGNPIQVPVGIETLGRIINVIGEPIDGLGSINAKQTVTIHRQAPAFIDQSTEKRILVTGIKVIDLLTPYAKGGKIGLFGGAGVGKTVLIMELINNIAKAHGGFTVFAGVGERTREGNDLYHEMIDSGVINLEELTKSKVSLVYGQMNEPPGARARVALTGLTMAEYFRDLDGGQDVLFFVDNIFRFTQAGAEVSATLGRIPSAVGYQPTLATDMGALQERITSTKSGSITSVQAVYVPADDLTDPAPAASFTHLDATTVLSRNIAELGIYPAVDPLDSNSQMLDPDIVGEEHYSVARSVQQILQNYKSLQDIIAILGMDELSEEDKLVVARARKIQRFLSQPFTVAEVFTGAKGKFVELKDTIIGFKDLIEGKYDHLPEAAFYMTGTIDEVIAKAEKLKQSANKK from the coding sequence ATGTCAAATAATATTGGAAAAGTTACGCAAATTATTTCAGCAATAGTGGATGTAAAATTTGGAGAAGGTCATAAGTTGCCACAAATTTTAAATGCTTTAGAGTGTGATAATAATGGCAATAAACTAACTTTAGAGGTTGCTCAGCATGTAGGCGATAATGTGGTGCGTTGTATTGCTATGGGAGTTACTGAAGGATTAGTGCGAGGAACGCTAGTTACAGATACTGGTAATCCAATTCAGGTGCCGGTAGGTATTGAAACTCTTGGTAGAATAATTAATGTAATCGGAGAACCTATTGATGGTTTAGGAAGCATTAATGCTAAGCAAACTGTAACCATTCATAGGCAAGCACCAGCATTCATTGATCAATCCACAGAAAAACGAATATTGGTTACTGGGATTAAAGTTATTGATTTGTTAACTCCATATGCTAAAGGCGGTAAGATTGGTTTATTCGGTGGTGCTGGTGTTGGTAAGACTGTGTTAATTATGGAATTAATTAATAATATCGCTAAAGCACATGGTGGCTTTACGGTATTTGCTGGAGTTGGTGAAAGAACTAGAGAAGGTAACGATCTATATCACGAGATGATTGATTCTGGAGTAATTAATTTAGAAGAACTCACTAAGTCAAAAGTTAGTTTAGTATATGGCCAGATGAATGAACCGCCTGGGGCAAGAGCAAGAGTTGCATTAACTGGTCTTACGATGGCTGAATATTTTCGTGATTTGGATGGTGGTCAAGATGTATTATTTTTTGTTGATAATATCTTTAGATTTACCCAGGCCGGTGCAGAAGTGTCAGCAACCTTAGGTAGGATACCATCTGCAGTTGGTTATCAACCAACTCTGGCAACAGATATGGGAGCCTTACAAGAGCGTATTACCTCAACCAAAAGTGGTTCTATTACTTCTGTTCAAGCGGTATATGTGCCAGCCGATGATTTAACTGACCCAGCTCCTGCTGCTTCTTTTACGCATTTAGATGCTACTACAGTATTAAGTAGAAATATTGCCGAACTAGGGATTTATCCGGCAGTAGATCCACTTGATAGTAACTCGCAAATGTTGGATCCGGATATTGTAGGAGAAGAGCATTATTCAGTGGCAAGATCTGTCCAGCAAATATTGCAAAATTATAAATCATTACAAGATATTATTGCAATTCTTGGTATGGATGAGCTTTCTGAAGAAGATAAATTAGTGGTAGCACGAGCTAGAAAGATTCAGAGGTTTTTATCTCAACCTTTCACTGTTGCTGAAGTATTTACTGGCGCTAAAGGAAAATTTGTTGAGTTAAAAGATACTATAATCGGATTTAAAGATTTGATTGAAGGCAAATATGATCATTTACCGGAAGCGGCTTTTTATATGACTGGTACCATTGATGAGGTGATTGCAAAGGCGGAAAAGCTTAAGCAGAGTGCAAATAAGAAATAG
- the atpG gene encoding ATP synthase F1 subunit gamma yields MSGLKQLRTRLKSIKSTQKITKAMQLVAASKLKRARAHIIDADHYLELIVGTVQSIASNVDLLESLKEEKVFFDTTDSEKPNLLVLITSERGLCGAFNSTVIKQVKQEIINLERHNQQIKLIIVGKKGYEALKNRYPKYIDSYLNVSKNNAELMQYQLQQKIMNFVRSNAVGNCYLFFNKFQNAMSYKIIKSQLFPIVSGSYQPVDKLAHEYEGDKCISSAINLYVMGQLTYALVHSKASEEGARMTAMDGATKNANKIVNELTLKFNRTRQRIITKELIEIISGAEVV; encoded by the coding sequence ATGTCAGGTTTAAAGCAGTTGCGTACCCGCTTAAAAAGTATAAAATCGACGCAGAAAATTACTAAAGCAATGCAGCTGGTTGCAGCTTCTAAGCTTAAGAGAGCGAGGGCTCATATTATTGATGCTGATCATTATTTGGAATTAATAGTGGGTACGGTGCAAAGCATAGCTAGTAATGTGGATTTATTGGAATCATTAAAAGAAGAAAAAGTCTTTTTTGATACAACAGATTCTGAAAAACCAAATTTATTAGTTTTAATTACTTCTGAGCGTGGTTTGTGCGGTGCTTTTAATAGTACGGTAATTAAACAGGTAAAGCAGGAAATTATCAATTTAGAACGTCATAATCAACAAATAAAACTAATAATTGTAGGTAAGAAGGGGTATGAGGCTTTAAAAAACCGGTATCCTAAGTATATAGATAGTTATCTTAATGTTTCAAAAAACAATGCTGAATTAATGCAATATCAGTTGCAACAAAAAATTATGAATTTTGTAAGAAGTAATGCTGTTGGTAATTGTTATTTATTTTTTAATAAATTCCAAAATGCTATGTCCTATAAGATTATCAAATCTCAGTTATTTCCAATAGTTAGTGGCTCTTATCAACCAGTTGATAAATTAGCTCATGAGTATGAAGGAGATAAATGTATTAGTAGTGCTATTAATTTATATGTTATGGGACAACTAACTTATGCATTGGTTCATAGTAAGGCAAGTGAAGAAGGAGCTAGAATGACAGCTATGGATGGAGCAACCAAGAATGCTAATAAAATTGTGAATGAATTAACATTAAAATTTAATCGAACGAGACAAAGAATTATTACTAAGGAGTTGATAGAAATTATTTCTGGGGCAGAGGTGGTATAA
- the atpA gene encoding F0F1 ATP synthase subunit alpha yields MSSNKQLNAVEFSEILKREIAGIGLNDIQEIGEVIAVGDGVARVYGIENVQAGEMVEFASGVKGLALNLENDAVGVVIMGDDSLVKQGDRVTRTKEILQVPVGKALLGRVIDGMANPVDGLGAIVTEFYNRVEVQAPNIIQRQSVHEPVQTGIKAIDALIPIGRGQRELIIGDRQTGKTAIAIDTIINQKHGHLTDDEHNKIYCIYVAIGQKRSTVARVVDKLTKAGAMHYTVVVAATASDPAPLQFLAPYIACSIGEYFRDNGMHALIVYDDLTKHAVAYRQISLLLRRPPGREAYPGDVFYLHSRLLERAAKMSDKCGAGSLTALPIIETQSGDVSAYIPTNVISITDGQIFLESELFYKGIRPAVNVGISVSRVGSAAQIKAMKQVAGSIKLDLAQFREMAAFAQFGSDLDESTQALIARGLRLTEILKQPQYAPLVVEEQVISLYAGVKGYLDQIPVAQVKEFEHKLLEEIRFKSIDILTSIKDEQKLTESTEQQLKLLLEKFVHEFLVK; encoded by the coding sequence ATGAGTAGCAATAAGCAGTTGAATGCTGTCGAGTTTTCTGAAATTTTAAAACGAGAAATAGCTGGTATTGGTTTAAATGATATTCAGGAAATAGGAGAGGTGATTGCAGTTGGTGATGGAGTTGCCAGAGTTTATGGTATTGAAAATGTACAAGCTGGTGAGATGGTGGAGTTTGCTTCTGGAGTGAAGGGGCTAGCTTTAAACCTTGAAAATGATGCTGTTGGTGTTGTAATAATGGGCGATGATAGTTTGGTTAAACAAGGGGATCGCGTTACTAGAACCAAAGAAATTTTACAGGTGCCGGTGGGTAAAGCTCTACTTGGTAGGGTTATAGATGGTATGGCAAATCCTGTTGATGGTCTAGGTGCAATTGTTACTGAATTTTATAATAGAGTTGAAGTGCAGGCTCCTAATATCATTCAACGGCAGAGTGTACATGAGCCGGTGCAAACGGGAATCAAGGCAATAGATGCTTTAATCCCAATCGGTAGAGGGCAACGTGAATTAATTATTGGAGATCGCCAGACTGGTAAGACTGCCATTGCTATTGATACTATTATTAATCAAAAGCATGGACATTTAACTGATGATGAGCACAATAAAATTTATTGTATCTATGTAGCTATAGGTCAAAAACGTTCTACAGTAGCAAGAGTAGTTGATAAGCTAACCAAAGCTGGAGCGATGCATTATACGGTAGTAGTGGCTGCTACAGCTTCTGATCCTGCTCCCTTACAGTTTTTAGCACCATATATAGCGTGCAGTATTGGGGAATATTTTCGTGATAATGGTATGCATGCGCTGATTGTCTACGACGATTTAACCAAGCATGCAGTGGCATATCGGCAAATTTCTTTGTTGCTGCGTAGACCGCCGGGGCGAGAGGCTTATCCAGGTGATGTATTTTATTTACATTCAAGGTTGTTGGAGCGAGCGGCTAAAATGTCGGATAAGTGTGGTGCAGGCTCGTTAACGGCGTTACCAATAATTGAGACTCAGTCCGGCGATGTTTCAGCTTATATACCGACAAATGTTATTTCAATTACCGATGGACAAATATTTTTAGAAAGTGAGTTGTTTTATAAAGGAATTCGGCCAGCGGTCAATGTTGGTATTAGTGTTAGTAGAGTAGGATCAGCTGCCCAAATAAAAGCTATGAAACAGGTGGCAGGATCAATCAAACTTGACTTAGCTCAATTCAGAGAAATGGCGGCTTTTGCACAATTTGGATCAGATTTGGATGAATCGACGCAAGCATTAATCGCGCGTGGACTCAGGTTAACGGAAATATTGAAGCAACCACAATATGCGCCGTTAGTGGTAGAAGAGCAGGTGATTAGTTTATATGCTGGCGTCAAAGGTTATTTAGATCAGATTCCAGTTGCTCAAGTTAAAGAATTTGAACACAAACTGCTTGAAGAAATAAGGTTTAAGTCTATTGATATTTTAACCTCTATAAAAGATGAACAAAAACTTACTGAGAGTACAGAGCAGCAATTAAAGTTGCTGTTAGAAAAATTTGTTCATGAGTTTTTAGTAAAATAG
- the atpH gene encoding ATP synthase F1 subunit delta translates to MDNTRLVKNYAVSLFSSAVTVGAQDKIMIELQAIEKILIANMECKLLLCTPVVSKTQKLRLVNIITQYLLADSMVKRFLAIVVNNARFNLFSDIVLFYYKLLNDSKNIKLAAVTSSGVLQLNIQDQVKNYLESLLQSQLEIKFYFDPEIVGGLVIEYDHYLLDCSIAGALNRIEKITNIIR, encoded by the coding sequence ATGGACAATACTAGGCTAGTAAAAAATTATGCTGTAAGTTTATTTAGTAGTGCTGTCACCGTCGGAGCACAAGATAAAATTATGATTGAACTGCAAGCAATTGAAAAAATTTTAATAGCAAATATGGAGTGTAAATTATTATTATGCACTCCTGTTGTAAGCAAGACGCAAAAATTACGATTGGTTAATATTATTACCCAATATTTGCTTGCAGATTCTATGGTCAAAAGGTTTTTAGCTATAGTAGTTAATAATGCACGCTTTAATCTCTTTTCTGATATTGTACTTTTTTATTATAAATTATTAAATGACAGCAAAAATATTAAACTTGCAGCAGTTACTTCTTCTGGTGTTTTACAGTTAAATATTCAAGATCAAGTTAAGAATTATCTGGAGTCATTGTTACAGTCACAATTAGAAATAAAATTTTATTTCGATCCAGAGATTGTTGGTGGTTTGGTTATAGAATATGATCATTATTTGTTAGATTGTTCAATTGCCGGTGCTTTGAATAGAATAGAAAAAATTACAAATATAATTAGGTAG
- a CDS encoding cation:dicarboxylate symporter family transporter has translation MVILSCLIFGNFIPETLKALFLSVSLSIKSILLFILPIIIFSFAFYSFAQLKNGLMMFTILLLSMMCISNLVAVLCSYYVGMLSQDIIATVINDDVVSEITLEPLFELTLPKLCDNAAGLLFGILLGIYTSTKKNNSLRQTAKKFADAANKFLHHIFIPVLPLFILGFILKLQHTGALNILFKNFLPLLLVLVMLHCLYIGTAYLITMNFNMTRMIAAIRNLVPAAIVGFSTMSSAAALPVLTAGAVKNVKDQELAQTIIPSIINTHMLGDALGIPLMALSLYMVEYHNLPEFSAYFAFAISYVLAKFAAAGVPGGTIIVMIPVLESNLQFTPEMSGIILMMYILFDPFCTTANIFGNGLFPIIFEKIWCRLRKKNKST, from the coding sequence ATTGTTATTTTAAGTTGTCTTATCTTTGGCAATTTTATTCCAGAAACATTAAAAGCTCTTTTTCTCTCAGTAAGCTTATCTATAAAAAGCATATTACTATTCATACTTCCTATTATTATATTTTCTTTTGCATTTTATAGTTTTGCTCAGTTAAAGAATGGCTTGATGATGTTCACCATCTTACTATTAAGTATGATGTGTATCTCAAATTTAGTCGCTGTACTATGCTCCTATTATGTAGGAATGCTATCACAAGATATAATCGCAACAGTAATAAATGACGATGTAGTATCAGAAATAACCCTAGAGCCGCTGTTTGAACTAACTTTACCTAAATTATGTGATAATGCTGCAGGGCTTTTATTTGGAATATTACTAGGTATTTATACTAGCACTAAGAAAAACAATAGCTTACGACAAACGGCTAAAAAATTTGCTGATGCAGCCAACAAATTCTTACACCATATTTTTATTCCGGTTTTACCATTATTCATTTTAGGATTTATACTAAAACTTCAACATACCGGAGCTTTAAATATTTTATTTAAAAACTTTTTACCATTATTATTAGTATTAGTAATGTTGCACTGTTTGTATATCGGCACTGCCTATTTAATAACGATGAATTTTAATATGACCCGTATGATAGCAGCGATCCGTAATCTAGTACCAGCCGCTATTGTTGGGTTTAGCACAATGTCTAGTGCCGCAGCATTACCAGTTCTTACTGCAGGAGCTGTTAAAAACGTTAAAGATCAAGAATTAGCACAAACGATTATACCATCAATAATTAACACCCATATGCTGGGTGATGCATTAGGTATACCACTGATGGCACTGTCATTATATATGGTAGAATACCATAACCTACCAGAGTTTTCCGCCTATTTTGCTTTTGCTATTAGCTACGTGCTTGCAAAATTTGCTGCTGCTGGAGTGCCAGGAGGTACTATCATAGTAATGATCCCTGTCCTTGAATCTAATTTACAATTTACTCCAGAAATGAGCGGTATTATTTTAATGATGTATATATTGTTTGACCCATTTTGCACAACTGCCAACATATTTGGCAATGGCCTATTTCCAATAATATTTGAAAAAATATGGTGCCGTTTAAGGAAAAAAAATAAAAGCACCTAG
- a CDS encoding flagellar protein FliS, with amino-acid sequence MDPYAQYKSVAIKYVNKTQQVVLIFDEVIKKLYQAKKSAQENDIEEKYKSLRKAADIFDIVRAGIDVEDGNETMRYFDRFLFSASMEMEKLNIEEDIIEDTQKLIDAVRGVRDAIVVAAEAEGII; translated from the coding sequence ATGGATCCATATGCTCAGTATAAATCTGTTGCCATAAAATATGTTAATAAGACTCAGCAGGTTGTTTTAATTTTTGATGAAGTAATAAAAAAATTATATCAAGCAAAGAAGTCGGCTCAAGAAAATGATATTGAAGAAAAATATAAAAGTTTGAGAAAAGCTGCAGATATTTTTGATATAGTACGTGCAGGGATTGACGTGGAAGATGGCAACGAAACTATGAGATATTTTGATCGATTTTTGTTTTCAGCTTCCATGGAAATGGAAAAATTAAATATAGAAGAAGATATAATTGAAGATACTCAAAAACTAATTGATGCAGTGCGCGGGGTTAGAGATGCTATAGTTGTAGCAGCAGAGGCAGAAGGAATCATATAA